A stretch of Gorilla gorilla gorilla isolate KB3781 chromosome 9, NHGRI_mGorGor1-v2.1_pri, whole genome shotgun sequence DNA encodes these proteins:
- the KCNK4 gene encoding potassium channel subfamily K member 4 isoform X1, producing MGAGDAGASAECAVTTAPQEPPARPLQAGSGAGLAPGRAMRSTTLLALLALVLLYLVSGALVFRALEQPHEQQAQRELGEVREKFLRAHPCVSDQELGLLIKEVADALGGGADPETNSTSNSSHSAWDLGSAFFFSGTIITTIGYGNVALRTDAGRLFCIFYALVGIPLFGILLAGVGDRLGSSLRHGIGHIEAIFLKWHVPPELVRVLSAMLFLLIGCLLFVLTPTFVFCYMEDWSKLEAIYFVIVTLTTVGFGDYVAGADPRQDSPAYQPLVWFWILLGLAYFASVLTTIGNWLRVVSRRTRAEMGGLTAQAASWTGTVTARVTQRAGPAAPPPEKEQPLLPPPPCPAQPLGRPRSPSPPEKAQPPSPPTASALDYPSENLAFIDESSDTQSERGCPLPRAPRGRRRPNPPRKPVRPRGPGRPRDKGVPV from the exons ATGGGGGCCGGGGATGCCGGGGCGTCTGCGGAGTGTGCAG TGACGACAGCTCCCCaggagccccccgcccggcccctCCAGGCGGGCAGTGGAGCTGGCCTGGCGCCTGGGCGCGCCATGCGCAGCACCACGCTCCTGGCCCTGCTGGCGCTGGTCTTGCTTTACTTGGTGTCTGGTGCCCTGGTGTTCCGGGCCCTGGAGCAGCCCCACGAGCAGCAGGCCCAGAGGGAGCTGGGGGAGGTCCGAGAGAAGTTCCTGAGGGCCCATCCGTGTGTGAGCGACCAGGAGCTGGGCCTCCTCATCAAG GAGGTGGCTGATGCCCTGGGAGGGGGTGCGGACCCAGAAACCAACTCGACCAGCAACAGCAGTCACTCAGCCTGGGACCTGGGCAGCGCCTTCTTTTTCTCAGggaccatcatcaccaccatcg GCTATGGCAATGTGGCCCTGCGCACAGATGCCGGGCGCCTCTTCTGCATCTTTTATGCGCTGGTGGGGATTCCGCTGTTTGGGATCCTACTGGCAGGGGTCGGGGACCGGCTGGGCTCCTCCCTGCGCCATGGCATCGGTCACATTGAAGCCATCTTCTTG AAGTGGCACGTGCCACCGGAGCTAGTAAGAGTGCTGTCGGCGATGCTTTTCCTGCTGATCGGCTGCCTGCTCTTTGTCCTCACGCCCACGTTCGTGTTCTGCTATATGGAGGACTGGAGCAAGCTGGAGGCCATCTACTTTGTCATAGTGACGCTTACCACCGTGGGCTTCGGCGACTATGTGGCCG GCGCGGACCCCAGGCAGGACTCCCCGGCCTATCAGCCGCTGGTGTGGTTCTGGATCCTGCTCGGCCTGGCTTACTTCGCCTCAGTGCTCACCACCATCGGGAACTGGCTGCGAGTAGTGTCCCGCCGCACTCGGGCAGAG ATGGGCGGCCTCACGGCGCAGGCTGCCAGCTGGACTGGCACGGTGACAGCGCGCGTGACCCAGCGAGCCGGGCCCGCCGCCCCGCCGCCGGAGAAGGAGCAGCCACTGCTGCCTCCACCGCCCTGTCCAGCGCAGCCGCTGGGCAGGCCCCGATCCCCTTCGCCCCCCGAGAAGGCTCAGCCGCCTTCCCCGCCCACGGCCTCGGCCCTGGATTATCCCAGCGAGAACCTGGCCTTCATCGACGAGTCCTCGGATACGCAGAGCGAGCGCGGCTGCCCGCTGCCCCGCGCGCCGAGAGGTCGCCGCCGCCCAAATCCCCCCAGGAAGCCCGTgcggccccgcggccccgggcgtCCCCGAGACAAAGGCGTGCCGGTGTAG
- the GPR137 gene encoding integral membrane protein GPR137 isoform X1, whose amino-acid sequence MESNLSGLVPAAGLVPALPPAVTLGLTAAYTTLYALLFFSVYAQLWLVLLYGHKRLSYQTVFLALCLLWAALRTTLFSFYFRDTPRANRLGPLPFWLLYCCPVCLQFFTLTLMNLYFAQVVFKAKVKRRPEMSRGLLAVRGAFVGASLLFLLVNVLCAVLSHRRRAQPWALLLVRVLVSDSLFVICALSLAACLCLVARRAPSTSIYLEAKGTSVCQAAAMGGAMVLLYASRACYNLTALALAPQSRLDTFDYDWYNVSDQADLVNDLGNKGYLVFGLILFVWELLPTTLLVGFFRVHRPPQDLSTSHILHGQVFASRSYFFDRAGHCEDEGCSWEHSRGESTRCQDQAATTTVSTPPHRRDPPPSPTEYPGPSPPHPRPLCQVCLPLLAQDPGGRGCPLLWPAPCCSCHSELVPSP is encoded by the exons ATGGAGAGTAACCTGTCTGGCCTGGTGCCTGCTGCCGGGCTGGTGCCTGCGCTGCCACCTGCTGTGACCCTGGGGCTGACGGCTGCCTACACCACCCTGTATGCCCTGCTCTTCTTCTCCGTCTATGCCCAGCTCTGGCTGGTGCTTCTGTATGGGCACAAGCGTCTCAGCTATCAGACGGTGTTCCTGGCCCTCTGTCTGCTCTGGGCCGCCTTGCGTACCACCCTCTTCTCCTTCTACTTCCGAGATACTCCCCGCGCCAACCGCCTGGGGCCCTTGCCCTTCTGGCTTCTCTACTGCTGCCCCGTCTGCCTGCAGTTCTTCACCTTGACGCTTATGAACCTCTACTTTGCCCAG GTGGTGTTCAAGGCCAAGGTGAAGCGTCGGCCGGAGATGAGCCGAGGCTT GCTCGCTGTCCGAGGGGCCTTTGTGGGGGCCTCGCTGCTCTTTCTGCTGGTGAACGTGCTGTGTGCTGTGCTCTCCCATCGGCGCCGGGCACAGCCCTGGGCCCTGCTGCTTGTCCGCGTCCTGGTGAGCGACTCCCTGTTCGTCATCTGCGCGCTGTCTCttgctgcctgcctctgcctcgtCGCCAGGCGGGCGCCCTCCACTAGCATCTACCTGGAGGCCAAG GGGACCAGTGTGTGCCAGGCGGCCGCGATGGGTGGCGCCATGGTCCTGCTCTATGCCAGCCGGGCCTGCTACAACCTGACAGCACTGGCCTTGGCCCCCCAGAGCCGGCTGGACACCTTCGATTACGACTGGTACAATGTGTCTGACCAG GCGGACCTGGTGAATGACCTGGGGAACAAAGGCTACCTGGTATTTGGCCTCATCCTCTTCGTGTGGGAGCTACTGCCCACCACCCTGCTGGTGGGCTTCTTCCGGGTGCACCGGCCCCCACAGGACCTG AGCACCAGCCACATCCTCCATGGGCAGGTCTTTGCCTCCCGGTCCTACTTCTTTGACCGGGCTGGGCACTGTGAAGATGAGGGCTGCTCCTGGGAGCACAGCCGGGGTGAGAGCACCAG GTGCCAGGACCAGGCGGCCACCACCACAGTCTCTACTCCACCCCACAGACGTgatccccctccctcccccacagaATACCCAGGCCCCAGTCCCCCTCACCCTAGGCCCCTGTGCCAAGTTTGTCTGCCGCTTCTTGCCCAGGATCCTGGGGGTCGTGGCTGCCCTCTCCTCTGGCCGGCTCCTTGCTGCTCCTGTCATAGTGAGCTTGTGCCATCCCCCTAG
- the BAD gene encoding bcl2-associated agonist of cell death: MFQIPEFEPSEQEDSSSAERGLGPSPAGDGPSGSGKHHRQAPGLLWDASHQQEQPTSSSHHGGAGAVEIRSRHSSYPAGTEDDEGMGEEPSPFRGRSRSAPPNLWAAQRYGRELRRMSDEFVDSFKKGLPRPKSAGTATQMRQSSSWTRVFQSWWDRNLGRGSSAPSQ, from the exons ATGTTCCAGATCCCAGAGTTTGAGCCGAGTGAGCAGGAAGACTCCAGCTCTGCAGAGAGGGGCCTGGGCCCCAGCCCCGCAGGGGACGGGCCCTCAGGCTCCGGCAAGCATCATCGCCAGGCCCCAGGCCTCCTGTGGGACGCCAGTCACCAGCAGGAGCAGCCAACCAGCAGCAGCCATCATGGAG GCGCTGGGGCTGTGGAGATCCGGAGTCGCCACAGCTCCTACCCCGCGGGGACGGAGGACGACGAAGGGATGGGGGAGGAGCCCAGCCCCTTTCGGGGCCGCTCGCGCTCGGCGCCCCCCAACCTCTGGGCAGCACAGCGCTATGGCCGCGAGCTCCGGAGGATGAGTGACGAGTTTGTGGACTCCTTTAAG AAGGGACTTCCTCGCCCGAAGAGCGCAGGCACAGCAACGCAGATGCGGCAAAGCTCCAGCTGGACGCGAGTCTTCCAGTCCTGGTGGGATCGGAACTTGGGCAGGGGAAGCTCCGCCCCCTCCCAGTGA
- the KCNK4 gene encoding potassium channel subfamily K member 4 isoform X4: MPWEGVRTQKPTRPATAVTQPGTWAAPSFSQGPSSPPSVGEGIGMWGGGKELPHGGRCRETEGSQVAPRLPASPLCPGYGNVALRTDAGRLFCIFYALVGIPLFGILLAGVGDRLGSSLRHGIGHIEAIFLKWHVPPELVRVLSAMLFLLIGCLLFVLTPTFVFCYMEDWSKLEAIYFVIVTLTTVGFGDYVAGADPRQDSPAYQPLVWFWILLGLAYFASVLTTIGNWLRVVSRRTRAEMGGLTAQAASWTGTVTARVTQRAGPAAPPPEKEQPLLPPPPCPAQPLGRPRSPSPPEKAQPPSPPTASALDYPSENLAFIDESSDTQSERGCPLPRAPRGRRRPNPPRKPVRPRGPGRPRDKGVPV; this comes from the exons ATGCCCTGGGAGGGGGTGCGGACCCAGAAACCAACTCGACCAGCAACAGCAGTCACTCAGCCTGGGACCTGGGCAGCGCCTTCTTTTTCTCAGggaccatcatcaccaccatcggTGGGGGAGGGGATTGGCATGTGGGGGGGCGGCAAGGAGCTTCCTCATGGGGGAAGGTGCAGGGAGACGGAGGGGTCCCAGGTGGCCCCTAGACTTCCTGCATCGCCCCTCTGCCCAGGCTATGGCAATGTGGCCCTGCGCACAGATGCCGGGCGCCTCTTCTGCATCTTTTATGCGCTGGTGGGGATTCCGCTGTTTGGGATCCTACTGGCAGGGGTCGGGGACCGGCTGGGCTCCTCCCTGCGCCATGGCATCGGTCACATTGAAGCCATCTTCTTG AAGTGGCACGTGCCACCGGAGCTAGTAAGAGTGCTGTCGGCGATGCTTTTCCTGCTGATCGGCTGCCTGCTCTTTGTCCTCACGCCCACGTTCGTGTTCTGCTATATGGAGGACTGGAGCAAGCTGGAGGCCATCTACTTTGTCATAGTGACGCTTACCACCGTGGGCTTCGGCGACTATGTGGCCG GCGCGGACCCCAGGCAGGACTCCCCGGCCTATCAGCCGCTGGTGTGGTTCTGGATCCTGCTCGGCCTGGCTTACTTCGCCTCAGTGCTCACCACCATCGGGAACTGGCTGCGAGTAGTGTCCCGCCGCACTCGGGCAGAG ATGGGCGGCCTCACGGCGCAGGCTGCCAGCTGGACTGGCACGGTGACAGCGCGCGTGACCCAGCGAGCCGGGCCCGCCGCCCCGCCGCCGGAGAAGGAGCAGCCACTGCTGCCTCCACCGCCCTGTCCAGCGCAGCCGCTGGGCAGGCCCCGATCCCCTTCGCCCCCCGAGAAGGCTCAGCCGCCTTCCCCGCCCACGGCCTCGGCCCTGGATTATCCCAGCGAGAACCTGGCCTTCATCGACGAGTCCTCGGATACGCAGAGCGAGCGCGGCTGCCCGCTGCCCCGCGCGCCGAGAGGTCGCCGCCGCCCAAATCCCCCCAGGAAGCCCGTgcggccccgcggccccgggcgtCCCCGAGACAAAGGCGTGCCGGTGTAG
- the GPR137 gene encoding integral membrane protein GPR137 isoform X3: MESNLSGLVPAAGLVPALPPAVTLGLTAAYTTLYALLFFSVYAQLWLVLLYGHKRLSYQTVFLALCLLWAALRTTLFSFYFRDTPRANRLGPLPFWLLYCCPVCLQFFTLTLMNLYFAQVVFKAKVKRRPEMSRGLLAVRGAFVGASLLFLLVNVLCAVLSHRRRAQPWALLLVRVLVSDSLFVICALSLAACLCLVARRAPSTSIYLEAKGTSVCQAAAMGGAMVLLYASRACYNLTALALAPQSRLDTFDYDWYNVSDQADLVNDLGNKGYLVFGLILFVWELLPTTLLVGFFRVHRPPQDLSTSHILHGQVFASRSYFFDRAGHCEDEGCSWEHSRVCRAV, encoded by the exons ATGGAGAGTAACCTGTCTGGCCTGGTGCCTGCTGCCGGGCTGGTGCCTGCGCTGCCACCTGCTGTGACCCTGGGGCTGACGGCTGCCTACACCACCCTGTATGCCCTGCTCTTCTTCTCCGTCTATGCCCAGCTCTGGCTGGTGCTTCTGTATGGGCACAAGCGTCTCAGCTATCAGACGGTGTTCCTGGCCCTCTGTCTGCTCTGGGCCGCCTTGCGTACCACCCTCTTCTCCTTCTACTTCCGAGATACTCCCCGCGCCAACCGCCTGGGGCCCTTGCCCTTCTGGCTTCTCTACTGCTGCCCCGTCTGCCTGCAGTTCTTCACCTTGACGCTTATGAACCTCTACTTTGCCCAG GTGGTGTTCAAGGCCAAGGTGAAGCGTCGGCCGGAGATGAGCCGAGGCTT GCTCGCTGTCCGAGGGGCCTTTGTGGGGGCCTCGCTGCTCTTTCTGCTGGTGAACGTGCTGTGTGCTGTGCTCTCCCATCGGCGCCGGGCACAGCCCTGGGCCCTGCTGCTTGTCCGCGTCCTGGTGAGCGACTCCCTGTTCGTCATCTGCGCGCTGTCTCttgctgcctgcctctgcctcgtCGCCAGGCGGGCGCCCTCCACTAGCATCTACCTGGAGGCCAAG GGGACCAGTGTGTGCCAGGCGGCCGCGATGGGTGGCGCCATGGTCCTGCTCTATGCCAGCCGGGCCTGCTACAACCTGACAGCACTGGCCTTGGCCCCCCAGAGCCGGCTGGACACCTTCGATTACGACTGGTACAATGTGTCTGACCAG GCGGACCTGGTGAATGACCTGGGGAACAAAGGCTACCTGGTATTTGGCCTCATCCTCTTCGTGTGGGAGCTACTGCCCACCACCCTGCTGGTGGGCTTCTTCCGGGTGCACCGGCCCCCACAGGACCTG AGCACCAGCCACATCCTCCATGGGCAGGTCTTTGCCTCCCGGTCCTACTTCTTTGACCGGGCTGGGCACTGTGAAGATGAGGGCTGCTCCTGGGAGCACAGCCGGG TATGTCGGGCAGTCTAG
- the KCNK4 gene encoding potassium channel subfamily K member 4 isoform X3, translating to MRSTTLLALLALVLLYLVSGALVFRALEQPHEQQAQRELGEVREKFLRAHPCVSDQELGLLIKEVADALGGGADPETNSTSNSSHSAWDLGSAFFFSGTIITTIGYGNVALRTDAGRLFCIFYALVGIPLFGILLAGVGDRLGSSLRHGIGHIEAIFLKWHVPPELVRVLSAMLFLLIGCLLFVLTPTFVFCYMEDWSKLEAIYFVIVTLTTVGFGDYVAGADPRQDSPAYQPLVWFWILLGLAYFASVLTTIGNWLRVVSRRTRAEMGGLTAQAASWTGTVTARVTQRAGPAAPPPEKEQPLLPPPPCPAQPLGRPRSPSPPEKAQPPSPPTASALDYPSENLAFIDESSDTQSERGCPLPRAPRGRRRPNPPRKPVRPRGPGRPRDKGVPV from the exons ATGCGCAGCACCACGCTCCTGGCCCTGCTGGCGCTGGTCTTGCTTTACTTGGTGTCTGGTGCCCTGGTGTTCCGGGCCCTGGAGCAGCCCCACGAGCAGCAGGCCCAGAGGGAGCTGGGGGAGGTCCGAGAGAAGTTCCTGAGGGCCCATCCGTGTGTGAGCGACCAGGAGCTGGGCCTCCTCATCAAG GAGGTGGCTGATGCCCTGGGAGGGGGTGCGGACCCAGAAACCAACTCGACCAGCAACAGCAGTCACTCAGCCTGGGACCTGGGCAGCGCCTTCTTTTTCTCAGggaccatcatcaccaccatcg GCTATGGCAATGTGGCCCTGCGCACAGATGCCGGGCGCCTCTTCTGCATCTTTTATGCGCTGGTGGGGATTCCGCTGTTTGGGATCCTACTGGCAGGGGTCGGGGACCGGCTGGGCTCCTCCCTGCGCCATGGCATCGGTCACATTGAAGCCATCTTCTTG AAGTGGCACGTGCCACCGGAGCTAGTAAGAGTGCTGTCGGCGATGCTTTTCCTGCTGATCGGCTGCCTGCTCTTTGTCCTCACGCCCACGTTCGTGTTCTGCTATATGGAGGACTGGAGCAAGCTGGAGGCCATCTACTTTGTCATAGTGACGCTTACCACCGTGGGCTTCGGCGACTATGTGGCCG GCGCGGACCCCAGGCAGGACTCCCCGGCCTATCAGCCGCTGGTGTGGTTCTGGATCCTGCTCGGCCTGGCTTACTTCGCCTCAGTGCTCACCACCATCGGGAACTGGCTGCGAGTAGTGTCCCGCCGCACTCGGGCAGAG ATGGGCGGCCTCACGGCGCAGGCTGCCAGCTGGACTGGCACGGTGACAGCGCGCGTGACCCAGCGAGCCGGGCCCGCCGCCCCGCCGCCGGAGAAGGAGCAGCCACTGCTGCCTCCACCGCCCTGTCCAGCGCAGCCGCTGGGCAGGCCCCGATCCCCTTCGCCCCCCGAGAAGGCTCAGCCGCCTTCCCCGCCCACGGCCTCGGCCCTGGATTATCCCAGCGAGAACCTGGCCTTCATCGACGAGTCCTCGGATACGCAGAGCGAGCGCGGCTGCCCGCTGCCCCGCGCGCCGAGAGGTCGCCGCCGCCCAAATCCCCCCAGGAAGCCCGTgcggccccgcggccccgggcgtCCCCGAGACAAAGGCGTGCCGGTGTAG
- the GPR137 gene encoding integral membrane protein GPR137 isoform X2, which yields MESNLSGLVPAAGLVPALPPAVTLGLTAAYTTLYALLFFSVYAQLWLVLLYGHKRLSYQTVFLALCLLWAALRTTLFSFYFRDTPRANRLGPLPFWLLYCCPVCLQFFTLTLMNLYFAQVVFKAKVKRRPEMSRGLLAVRGAFVGASLLFLLVNVLCAVLSHRRRAQPWALLLVRVLVSDSLFVICALSLAACLCLVARRAPSTSIYLEAKGTSVCQAAAMGGAMVLLYASRACYNLTALALAPQSRLDTFDYDWYNVSDQADLVNDLGNKGYLVFGLILFVWELLPTTLLVGFFRVHRPPQDLSTSHILHGQVFASRSYFFDRAGHCEDEGCSWEHSRGESTSMSGSLGSGSWYGAIGREPGWYGGSQTKTTPLLFSQVPGPGGHHHSLYSTPQT from the exons ATGGAGAGTAACCTGTCTGGCCTGGTGCCTGCTGCCGGGCTGGTGCCTGCGCTGCCACCTGCTGTGACCCTGGGGCTGACGGCTGCCTACACCACCCTGTATGCCCTGCTCTTCTTCTCCGTCTATGCCCAGCTCTGGCTGGTGCTTCTGTATGGGCACAAGCGTCTCAGCTATCAGACGGTGTTCCTGGCCCTCTGTCTGCTCTGGGCCGCCTTGCGTACCACCCTCTTCTCCTTCTACTTCCGAGATACTCCCCGCGCCAACCGCCTGGGGCCCTTGCCCTTCTGGCTTCTCTACTGCTGCCCCGTCTGCCTGCAGTTCTTCACCTTGACGCTTATGAACCTCTACTTTGCCCAG GTGGTGTTCAAGGCCAAGGTGAAGCGTCGGCCGGAGATGAGCCGAGGCTT GCTCGCTGTCCGAGGGGCCTTTGTGGGGGCCTCGCTGCTCTTTCTGCTGGTGAACGTGCTGTGTGCTGTGCTCTCCCATCGGCGCCGGGCACAGCCCTGGGCCCTGCTGCTTGTCCGCGTCCTGGTGAGCGACTCCCTGTTCGTCATCTGCGCGCTGTCTCttgctgcctgcctctgcctcgtCGCCAGGCGGGCGCCCTCCACTAGCATCTACCTGGAGGCCAAG GGGACCAGTGTGTGCCAGGCGGCCGCGATGGGTGGCGCCATGGTCCTGCTCTATGCCAGCCGGGCCTGCTACAACCTGACAGCACTGGCCTTGGCCCCCCAGAGCCGGCTGGACACCTTCGATTACGACTGGTACAATGTGTCTGACCAG GCGGACCTGGTGAATGACCTGGGGAACAAAGGCTACCTGGTATTTGGCCTCATCCTCTTCGTGTGGGAGCTACTGCCCACCACCCTGCTGGTGGGCTTCTTCCGGGTGCACCGGCCCCCACAGGACCTG AGCACCAGCCACATCCTCCATGGGCAGGTCTTTGCCTCCCGGTCCTACTTCTTTGACCGGGCTGGGCACTGTGAAGATGAGGGCTGCTCCTGGGAGCACAGCCGGGGTGAGAGCACCAG TATGTCGGGCAGTCTAGGCTCTGGGAGCTGGTATGGTGCCATCGGGCGTGAGCCGGGCTGGTATGGGGGCAGCCAGACGAAGACCACTCCTCTGCTCTTCTCCCAGGTGCCAGGACCAGGCGGCCACCACCACAGTCTCTACTCCACCCCACAGACGTga
- the KCNK4 gene encoding potassium channel subfamily K member 4 isoform X2, giving the protein MTTAPQEPPARPLQAGSGAGLAPGRAMRSTTLLALLALVLLYLVSGALVFRALEQPHEQQAQRELGEVREKFLRAHPCVSDQELGLLIKEVADALGGGADPETNSTSNSSHSAWDLGSAFFFSGTIITTIGYGNVALRTDAGRLFCIFYALVGIPLFGILLAGVGDRLGSSLRHGIGHIEAIFLKWHVPPELVRVLSAMLFLLIGCLLFVLTPTFVFCYMEDWSKLEAIYFVIVTLTTVGFGDYVAGADPRQDSPAYQPLVWFWILLGLAYFASVLTTIGNWLRVVSRRTRAEMGGLTAQAASWTGTVTARVTQRAGPAAPPPEKEQPLLPPPPCPAQPLGRPRSPSPPEKAQPPSPPTASALDYPSENLAFIDESSDTQSERGCPLPRAPRGRRRPNPPRKPVRPRGPGRPRDKGVPV; this is encoded by the exons A TGACGACAGCTCCCCaggagccccccgcccggcccctCCAGGCGGGCAGTGGAGCTGGCCTGGCGCCTGGGCGCGCCATGCGCAGCACCACGCTCCTGGCCCTGCTGGCGCTGGTCTTGCTTTACTTGGTGTCTGGTGCCCTGGTGTTCCGGGCCCTGGAGCAGCCCCACGAGCAGCAGGCCCAGAGGGAGCTGGGGGAGGTCCGAGAGAAGTTCCTGAGGGCCCATCCGTGTGTGAGCGACCAGGAGCTGGGCCTCCTCATCAAG GAGGTGGCTGATGCCCTGGGAGGGGGTGCGGACCCAGAAACCAACTCGACCAGCAACAGCAGTCACTCAGCCTGGGACCTGGGCAGCGCCTTCTTTTTCTCAGggaccatcatcaccaccatcg GCTATGGCAATGTGGCCCTGCGCACAGATGCCGGGCGCCTCTTCTGCATCTTTTATGCGCTGGTGGGGATTCCGCTGTTTGGGATCCTACTGGCAGGGGTCGGGGACCGGCTGGGCTCCTCCCTGCGCCATGGCATCGGTCACATTGAAGCCATCTTCTTG AAGTGGCACGTGCCACCGGAGCTAGTAAGAGTGCTGTCGGCGATGCTTTTCCTGCTGATCGGCTGCCTGCTCTTTGTCCTCACGCCCACGTTCGTGTTCTGCTATATGGAGGACTGGAGCAAGCTGGAGGCCATCTACTTTGTCATAGTGACGCTTACCACCGTGGGCTTCGGCGACTATGTGGCCG GCGCGGACCCCAGGCAGGACTCCCCGGCCTATCAGCCGCTGGTGTGGTTCTGGATCCTGCTCGGCCTGGCTTACTTCGCCTCAGTGCTCACCACCATCGGGAACTGGCTGCGAGTAGTGTCCCGCCGCACTCGGGCAGAG ATGGGCGGCCTCACGGCGCAGGCTGCCAGCTGGACTGGCACGGTGACAGCGCGCGTGACCCAGCGAGCCGGGCCCGCCGCCCCGCCGCCGGAGAAGGAGCAGCCACTGCTGCCTCCACCGCCCTGTCCAGCGCAGCCGCTGGGCAGGCCCCGATCCCCTTCGCCCCCCGAGAAGGCTCAGCCGCCTTCCCCGCCCACGGCCTCGGCCCTGGATTATCCCAGCGAGAACCTGGCCTTCATCGACGAGTCCTCGGATACGCAGAGCGAGCGCGGCTGCCCGCTGCCCCGCGCGCCGAGAGGTCGCCGCCGCCCAAATCCCCCCAGGAAGCCCGTgcggccccgcggccccgggcgtCCCCGAGACAAAGGCGTGCCGGTGTAG